The following DNA comes from Fusarium verticillioides 7600 chromosome 9, whole genome shotgun sequence.
AGACAGTCATATACCTCGATGGCTCAAAGTGTTAAAAGGCTGACACCGATAGTAAGCCGAGTCTGCACAGATGAGCATAATCACACACGCCAAGGCGACAGCCAATTCGACAAGATATCCAGTGTACATACAGCTCTCTATCAACGCTGTCAGCATCTCGAGACACTACGGAGGCCTACTGGTGTACAGAAGTCCGCAAGAGGATAATCACGGTCCCAAAACACAATACAATTATCCTCAAACACATACAGACAACAAGATACAGACTTCAAACAACATTAAGAATGATCCCTGACACTGAAATACAACTGATCTCAACTAGAACTTGTGTCTCGTTCTGGCATCGCAATCACCGTGCTGATGGGAGCCCGAGTTTTGGTAGAGGCTAGCAACCAACACGTACGTGAGACAAACGGTGGTACGGCAAGGACACACCGGTGAGGGAGCAACCGATATCGTCAAAGACAAACCAAGAAGCAGGGATTTAAGTGGGAGATGGATGTGACAGTACCTAACCTAGGACCTAGGAATACTCCTCTCCAATACTTCAATGCGCCTTTAACATAAAATGAGTCGTGTTAATTGAGTGAACTACAATTGTTCATTAAAAACACAGCTCGactcttgacaagattgTCATCGACCTCCAGAACACGAGGCCTCCGATAAAGGTGGGATGTTTTCCCCTTATCTCCACCTGCGAGCGTTTTCCATACCGCTCGAtacgatatcatcatcccaatCTAAAGCCATTATTTCGAATAACATAAAACAGAAAGCGAGGAAATACCACATAAAGTGCGTGACCAAACCGATCCGCAATCAAACCAGAAATCCAGACTCGCATGACGAGTCAAGTCTAATCGAATCACCTATCTCTAACAAACAAACGCCTTGGGTGTCATATACTTTTGAGAATCCGAGGATCCGTAATGTGAGGCCGCCTGATCTGTATCATGAGAGGGTAATAACCCAACATGAATAAACCTTTTACCATCGACGGTTGCGGTTGCCGATGGGCTGgctgttggcgttggctgGAGATCCAGTCAGCTCGATAGGTATCTAGCTGCTTCAGCGTCGGCGATACCCACCTCTACCACCGCCGCGACCACGTCCCCATCCACCGTAGCCGcgaccaccaccgccaccatATCGAGTCATCTCAGCAAGGCGAGGGTCAATCTGCTGCTTGGCCTCCTGGAGAACATTGACAAGATCACGGGCCTGCTTCTGGTCTGAGAAAATCGTTAGCATGTACGCAGACAATATGATAAAGCGGAAGGATACTCACTGTCAGTAGTGAAGAGGGTGATGGCGGTACCCTTGGCACCGGCACGGCCGGTACGACCAATTCTGTGAATGTAGTCCTCCGAGTTGTTGGGGTAGTCGTAGTTCAACACATGAGTGATGTTGCGCACATCTTTAGCAAGAATGGTTAGCAGGCGAAGCAGGGGTTTGTATAGCAACGTTCCAGCAcggaagatgaaggtgaaTGGCTAAGCATATTGGCAGGCCATCTGTACTTCACTCCTAGCGGAGATGGGGCAATAGAAAGTGCGTCAAAATGCCATCCTGGAGTATGCGGGTCACTGGGTCCTGGGAACAAGAGAACCTTGGCCAGCAGCTTGATCAAAGGCAATAATATGCCAACTCCACACTCGTACCACGGGAGTGAGAACGGTACAAGAGTGAACACACGTGAGCATAGCAAAGTGAAGGCTACACAACGGATCAAGACCCCGTTGGTTGAGAACCAATTGGACACGATAATTATCAGGCAGATTCGCACAGTCAAGAGAGCCCCTAAACACGAGAGTAAAGTACAGCAAGTGCTGTCGCTGGAAGTTGCCATGAGGGAGGGGGGATGATGATACATACCGATACCACGCGAGGCCACGTCAGTAGCCACCATGATGGGGGACTTTCCGGTCTTGAACTGGTCAAGCACCCAATCACGCTCGTTCTGCTGCTTGTCTCCGTGAATGGCTATCATATGTTAGTAGGTGTTCTGTAAGATTGTTgtgggatgatggatgagacTTACAGAGCGCGGGCCATCCATCCTGGCGGAGGAATCGAGTGATCTCGTCAGCAATTCGCTTTGTGCCGACAaagatgaggatcttgttctccttgttctccatAACCTTCTCAAGGTGCTTGATCATGCGGTCACGCTTCTCCATGTCTGTGACAACCTCGACAATCTGTGTGATACGGTGGTTGGCAGCAAGCTCCATGGAACCAATGTTGACCTGGATGAAATCCTGGAGGAAGTCGGAAGCCAGAGCGCGGACCTCCTTGGGCCAGGTAGCGGACCACATCAGAGTCTGTCGGTCAGGTCGAATCTGGCCAATAATCTTGCGAATCTGGGGCTCGAAACCCATGTCGAGCATGCGATCAGCCTCGTCGAGAACGAGGTAAGTGACACGGCGCAAGTTAGtcttaccagcctcaagcaTATCAATCAAGCGGCCAGGGGTGGCAATGCAGACCTCAACTCCTCGAGAGAGATCGCGGATCTGAGGACCCTTAGGGACACCACCGTAAACACAAGTGTTTCGGATGCGAGAAGATCGGccgaacttcttcatctcttcctGAATCTGAACAGCAAGTTCACGAGTGGGGGCAAGGACGAGGACAATAGGGCCGTCGCCGGGGGCAAGGAGAGGCTGGGCGTTGATGTGGACAATGGAGGGGAGACAATACGTAAGAGTCTTTCCGGAGCCTGTCTCGGCAATACCAACGACATCACGACCGGAAAGAGCCATGGGCCAACCCTGGGACTGAATGGCGGTAGGGGCAGGAAAGCCCTgggccttgacctcatccATGACATATCTGGGGAAGCCAGCCTCATCGAAAGTCTCGACGGGTCTGGGAACATCCTTGCCAGCGATGGTCATCTGGTGCTTACGGCGGAAGGCTTCCACATCAGCGTCAGATCGGTTTGTGACATCGGGGTGTTCCTTGTAGAAAGACTTCTCGAACTTGGGGAGGGAGTTGACATCTAGACGAACGTTAGTATGTGAAAACAACATGACGAGCGAAACACGTACCCCActcctggttcttgaggcCAGCGCCGAGGGCACCCATGCGGTCACCGCCGGCACCTCCTCCATAGCCGCCTCCAAAACCACCTCCTCCGAaaccaccgccgccgccgtaACCATTTCCGTTACCGTATCCGTTGCCTCGGCTGTGATTTGTGTTAGCGAGATACGATAAAATGTTAGGTTAGAAACGCAtgtgttggtggttgggCGCGTTGTCGTTGGGGAAGCGACCGCGCCTCTAGGCTGAAACCTCCAAATCTGCGCTCAAACCACAAAGAAAAATCGACTCACCCTCCGTAGCCACCACCGCCGTAACCATTGCGGTCACCGCCTCGGTCACCACCACGGTCGCCGCGATCACGGCCGTAACCACCACCGCCGTAGCCACCTCCTCCGCGgccaccgccgccgctgTATCCGCCGTCGTAGCCAGACATTATTTCAGGTGAAGAGAGATAAGACGAAGCCGTTTGAAATGGACCCGTCTAGGAAGGGGGGAAAGGGGAGTATTAGAATAAAGAGAGACGTGGGATGCGCTATATAGTATCTCGAAGTTACGAGATTAGCCTTctgtttgatgaagaaggagtGCGCGCCCGAAGggtgagatgatgaatgggaaagggagagatggaggatgtgTGAAGTTTTAAGAGAACAGACTCGGACGCGCTGACCAtgtattttttttttttttttttgctttcgCCGCTAGGCAAGTCCGCCTGGGAGATCCACATAATAGTCTAAGGCGGCGGTTTGATTGGACTTAGATGCTCCAACTGAAATAGAACCCTTGAGATACCGCCACCTTAGTCAGGAACCTTGTGGATCCTACCCTATACCTTTCCATATTTTCACAATTCTGGTAGGACTTCCCATAACAGCACTTATCTTAGGTAGCATTGGTTCTTATAATTGATCTATCTGTAATGATCTACTTCTTACAGGGCGAAGCGTAAATTGTTATCGTGTTACGTGTCTAGTAATTGCGTAACGCCTGTCTAGGTCATCAGCACGACCTAACCGTCCTGCATAGTAATTTACTCGAGGTGCACGGATACCTCGCAAAGCAGTTTCAAAGCCCAAGTGTATTCAGGAACGGTCAAAAACACCTACGACGAAGACATGGCTGTAGGTCTATGGTGGTAGAGCTAAAATCAAATGATTGCATCAATTATCGTAGCACGAAATAGCTGGTCGCATTTCAACAAGTCGGTGGTCATTTGTTACGCTCAGTATCTGCCTACTCATCCATTTGCTCCTTTTTCCACTTTGCATACAGGGCCTCCTCTAAAGCGCCCCTGAACGCACCGACAAAGCCCCAGCAATCCAAGAAAGTATTATACAGCGGTGCAGGCGCTACTCTAATCACATTAGGTCTGCGCTCGTCAACCAGAACACTCCTCctctcaagaccagccaTAACCTCATCAAGCAATCCATCGGCCAGGAGAATGCTCACCTGCGCCCCACGACGTTCTTGCTCACTGGGCGTGATGATCTTCCAGTACGCGCTCATATCCTGCGGCAGTTTCTGCAGTTCGGAGACGAGATAGGCCGTTAATCTGATGCTCTTTTCGCGTAGAGGAGCCATACCGCCGGCTAGCTCGAATACCTCGAGGGAAGCACAAAGGGATGTTATGTCAAGTACGGAGGGATTGCTGAGTTGAAACCCTGCTGCGCCAGGCACAGGAACGAAACCAGATCTCATTAAGAATcggttcttcttgtcgtttcCCCACCAGCCAGCGAGTCTCACGTTGTGCGATCCATCGTTCCCAACCTGCGTGTGACGTTCGTGAACAAACAGCCCTCCAATACAGCCTGGTCCGCCATTCAAGTACTTGTATGTACACCAAGCAGCCGCGTCGACGTTCCAGTCGTGTAATGAGAGAGGCACGTTGCCTGCAGCATGAGCAAGATCCCAAATGACGAATATGCCACGCTCGCGAGCAAAAGTAGTCAAGTGTGGAATATCGAGGAGCTGGCCCGAGTAGTATTGAATACCTGGAAGGAGAAGTGCTGCAGTAGTGGAGGCGTGCTTCTCGATAATGGACTCCACATATTCGTTAGGGAGAATGTCCTCGTTGCTTGGAGGCTCAATGGTAATCATCGAGTCTTCAGGACGGAGTCCGTGATGCCGTATTTGTGTCTCAACAGCATACTAAGCATTTATGTTAGCGCCTCAATTACCCAATACTGAGTTGAGTCACTGACATGATCACTGGGAAATGCTTTGCTCTCTAGTATGATTTTATGCCGTCCCTCAACATCAGGCTTATAAAAtgccgccatcaacaagtgAAGATTGGCTGTGAGAGTCTGCATGACAGCCACTTCGCTGACCTTGCCGCCCACAATTGGCGCAATCATCTCGGCCGCACGAGCATCAACGTCTAGCCATGTTGGCAGAGGAGAGTCATCAAGGGGCTTGAAGTGGCCCTGTACACCTTGTGTGCGCCATGTCGCAAGGTATTGCTGTATGCGATCTAAAGTGCGTTTGGGCTGAAGACCGAGAGAGTTGCCTACAAGGTAAATCGCTTTATCGTCGGTATCTGCGAGAGTTAGACCAAcatggaggaggataagCTAGATATCAGAGAAAATCACTAACCCGTGCTGTCACTGGTAGGGAGAGTTTTGCGAGCTACATCAGCTTTGGATGGGATGTTGAACTCATCGCGAGTGTGTCTGAGAGCGTTGTTGGAATCCAGCTCAATAGCGTGGTCCCTGCCAGAAACCTCGGAGGAGTCACCCATGGCCAAGAGCACAGATAGTTCAGGTTATATCGTGCAATGGGTTGCCCACCTTGGGTCTAGGGAATGAACAATCCTCTTCCCCACGTTACGTTCCTTGAGTAAAGTAACTAACAGAGATGACAAGCTCCGCATATCGGCTTGACGCGGGGAGCTTCTGCCCCGCAGTCAAAACTTGAGCTCCCGATTTATGCCCGGGACCATTTGGAGATGCAAGATTTGATATCCacatgaagagcatgagGCCAGGCCAGACAGGGCATCTAAATTGCATATGAGGCAGAATCTTCATGTGAAAGGTAGATCCATGAACCAAGACATCGATGTGCTCTATCACCTTGTCCGGTGTCACAAAGAACCCCCTTTCTGGTATCATGCTGTATGTACACTAGGTATGAGAGAGCAACTCGAAGAGAGCACTCACAGGCACAAGCAAGACTCGCGTAtttgttcatgatatgaAGTTTTGTTGATTCGTTTTCCCCATTCTCCACAAGTCTCCCTGCTTTTCGCTTTTCTGTGCACTCTAGCTACGTCATACAAGGGGCCTGCCTCTTCCATCTATATCCgtgaacaaagaaaaagtTACAGAACCAAAAAAAGAAGTAAAGAAAGACCAAAGCGAGGTTTACAAAATGAAGCACCCCATCCCAAGCCCGATTCTAATCAGACATCTATTAGTCCGGCCCAGTTAATGCACAATGAATGCTCCAAGTACACCCTCCCAAGAACAGATCGTCGTAAGATGCAGTCCGTGGACAACATAAAGCCCTCTGCTATCGCATCTCATATCAGGGTATCGAACCTTGTTGCATAAAAGGTTTTGTTGGATCGAGGGTTTACTCGCGAGAGACATCACGGCCGAaggccttggacttgagccAGTCAACAGCGACCAGCACACGGTTTCGGGCTAGAGAATTCCAGTTAGCACGATTAGAATGTCAATAATGTTTTGTGATGAACTTACTGCTGAAGCACATAGAGAGGTAGGCGCTTCGCCAGAACAGGTAGGTCAAGCCGCCACCACTGGCAATGTTACCGTTGAACCAAGGaacatcagcaacagccttctcGCTACCAATGTAGGCCAAGCTACCCTGGTGGGAGTATCGGAAGGGCTTGACGTCCTTGATTCGGCgaagctgcttctcaaggctctcaatctcagccgCGACCTCAGCAGAGTTACCCTGCTTGAGGTTCAAGCTGCTGCTAAGCTCCTTGATGCGAGCCTCCTGAGAgtcagtcttggccatgttgttgaacAGGCGGGCCAGGAAAGAGCCCTCCTGGGAAGCGACCTGAGCTGTAGGAGCGTAGCCAGCAACGGCGCAGTCACCGACGGCCCAGATATCGCGGGTGCCCTGGACAACAAGGTATTCGTTGACAGCGAGACCACGGCGAGAATCCTTCTGGGCGGGAACCTTACCCATGAGGTCACGGACAATGGGGCGAACAGCGTTTCCGGTTGCCCAGACAAGCAGACCGTAAGGGATGCGAAGAGTTTGCTTGCTGCCATCGGGACCAGCGcactcagcctcaacaaagTCCTCTGTCACCCTCTTGACCatggtcttgagtttgatgTCAATGTTCTCCTCGCGCAGGGTGTTCTCGGTGTACTCAATCAGCTGCttggagaaagaagggaGAACGTTGGGAAGGGCCTCAATAAGAGTGACCTTGAAGCGCTGGCTGATTTCGGgtatcagcttcttgatgtcgtcCTCGAAGAAATCACGGAGCTCTCCAGCGAATTCGACACCAGTAggaccaccaccaacaacgacCATGTGCATGAGACGGTCGATCTCTTCTTGGGATTGACCCTTGAAAGAAGCGCGCTCAACACAGTCCATAATCTTCTTGCGGATCAGCTGGGCATCACCAATCTCCTTGAGGAAGCAACTGTTCTCGCGGACACCGGGAATACCGAAAGTGGCATTCTCAGCACCGACACCAATGACGAGCATGTCGTAGGGGATCTCAGTCTGAGAGTGAGGGCCCTTGCCCTCGgtgttgtccttgatcttgacaaccttgcGGTCAGGGTCAACAGAGGAAGCCTCAGCTTCGTAGTACTTGACGGCACCCTTCTTGTGGCGGAGGATAGTGCGGACAGGCTCCATAATGGAGCGGTGCTCAATGAGACCTGTTGTACATGAAGGCAGGAGGggagtgaagaggaagtaGTTGCGAGGAgagacgacgatgacattGTAGTTCTCGGTATCGAGGTTCTTCAGGAGACCAACAGAGCCCCAACCGGATCCTAAGGAAGGGTGTTGCGTCAGTAACTTGGCACGGCATATGGGAGGAGCGCTTATAGCTATGCGCGCAGAATTACTCACCCAAAACGAcaagagtcttcttggaAGGGTCAGGCTGGTACTGCTCTTGAGGGTGGCGGTCATCGTAGATAACGTAACATGTGTAACCAACGAGAGCACCAAGAGAGAGGTATGTGAATCTCCATGTCCATCGGAGGGTTCGTCGAATCTTGCCAGGCTTGGGCTTAGGCTTGGGGGCCTCGTCAGCATAGGCTCTTCGGAAGGCGATGCGGCCAGAGTTGTTGAGTTTCATGGCGATAGAAGGTCGAGCAGAGGTCTTGGAGGCAGTAGAAAGGGCGCGAGTCGCAATGCGACTGCTGGGGGTAATCTGGCCAACCCGGGAGAGGGCCGTCATGGCTCGCGCGGAGGAAGCCATTGGGAGGATCTGTTAGGGAGGAGCTCAATTGAGAGCGATTGGCGGGAgaaggagggaaaagaagaggaaagaaagaaggaataGAGGACACAGACTGAGAGTCTCTGGACCAGATGAGGGCGTCGCGAGCGGATGGGGCTGGTGACGGACGGAGGTGAGTCGAAGGAGAATCAGTCACAACCCACGAAAGAGGGCGAGAGAATTTAGGCAAGGTAGTGTACCCAAGAACTGGACCTTGCGGTACGTAACTAACTGGAGGCAAAGCTAGCTGCTAGCAGACAGCGAGTGAGACCCTCATCGGCTGGCCGGACACAAGGTAAACTAGGGTGTAAGAAAAGATGATGGTATAGTTCTGTTCGGTAATGTTTGGCTTCTTTTTTGCTCCTGTCCCCCTCGAGATAAGACATCCCGTCCTCCATTTCTTGCTTGTGTTTAAGGCCCCACTAAAAAGTTCAGGTTCCCTGCCCGTGCCTtcatggcttcaagcttAGCGGAGCGGGTCGGCGTGGGCTTCCGTCCTCAGCTAAaagctaggtacctacggGTGCTGCATGGCCCTGAATGACGCCCACTGGACGAATGAATAGGTACAGATCAAACAATCATTTTTGATTTGGGCGGCCAAATGGTGGATATCGGGGTATAACTCGTGGTTGCAAGAATCATAGTTTTACTTCTGATACTGACCATACTGTCTACCGCTTCGGCTTGTGATTATCACCTATCACTTCTCGTCTCCAAATCCAGACTCCAATAACCCAATCCAATGGACCGGACCGGGCTTCAACCCCGATCCGCAGCTTTGGTTCAGATAAAAGTTGCAGTGCAGTTAAAATTGGGGTTGATTGCTCATTCCAACACCTAAAACTTTTGTCAGCCTTTGCCCTCTAGCCTTTCGCCTTCTGGCCCTTGGCGTGTCCGGCCCGTTATGAAATCAGCGAAACTCCACTAACTAACTTACCGAGCAAACCCCCTGTATAGAATtctattttttttctttctaATATCATGACGACTGATGgcgacaacatcaaggtgAAGAAAGCGggtttcctcctccactgcTCGTGATAATTCGGTCTCATGCCATCAGACCAACGTGCATAATTCTGtcacaccatcaccaccattaCATATTAATATCGTCTATCTTTGTTCTGCTGCGTGGTCAACTCGACATAAATCTCGGTGTCTCTCCGTTTCCGGCCGTCCGGGTTGCTTTCAGCAGAGAAATGTGACATTGGCATTCATTGATTGTGGACTGCTTGATCCTTGAAGCCTTTTGGCGGGTGATAGAGCGCATGAACAACAGACAGCCTTGTCATGAAAGACTGATAGACATCTTACGTATACTGTTAGTTTATTTAGGCATCCGGAATACGGGAACATCAAGTATTCAATATGTATCTTGCTTTTTATGTCCCCGATTTTTATCCCTAGAGGCAGTCCACGCCGCAATATCCATTTGATTGCAGTATGCCAATCAAATAAACCTGGTTATTCACTGAATCTCAAGCCTGAGGTGCAGATGGAAAACCCCCGACCCTGAAGGATAGGGGACTGTCACCCGTCGGTGAAAACCTGGTTTCTCGCGCTCTCATTTCTGATTTCTGAGCTGTTAGGAGACACCGCGGTGTGTCGGTGAGGCTTTTTAACCGTTGGCGCGGATTAGTCCACCATTGGATACAGAGCGAACGATATTAACCGCAAGAACTCCAAAGTGCTCATGCAATTGAAGATAGTAGAAGGCAGTTAATTGTAGGTGGCTGTAGGAAAATTAAGGTGCGCGATTTGGTCTTGTTTGGGAAACTCCTAGCGCATGTACATGTCGCTAACAGCCTCTCACTTACAAGATACGCGGTATTGCCCAAATAGGTGTTACTGCTCTGGCAACGGCGAGCGAATGGTAGGTTTGCCGCTGTAATTGGGTCGCAATTCATGACAGAAGTTATTGCCTTATATCTCTCATCCCGCTCTTCTGAGTAATTGCTCGATGTCTTGCTTAACATTTGCTGGTTGCTGACCAAATTTGGTGGCTTGGGTTGTCAATGTCTATCATCTGCGTGGGGTGTTGAACTTTtatcaaaacaccatcaagatATTTCTGCCTCACCCTGCCTTATCATGTGAAATCTAGATGAAATATGTAATCCCCAGATCTTGACGTGATTCTCGTACTATACCCCAGAATCAGATAAACATTGGGGGGTTGTAATGCATCACTGACATCCAGTCCATCTCGGAGCCGCAGTCACAGCTTGCCAACCTTGCATCCGTAGAAGCGCACACAACTCATCTCGCGATGAACCTCAGTCCCCTTTTCTGTCTGGTGCCCGCCATGCTCGCTCCCTTGGACCGGGTGGATCTCATCGTGGAGCCTCAAGACGAGAAAATGTTCATGTCCGCAAGCGCGCTAATGACGGATCCGCGCTTCAGTGCGTTCTGTTCATGATGGTGAACATGGACATGGGCGAGGTATGTGATTGGAGCGCGTTCTCAAGGGGTCTTCGGTGAGAGAGAGCACGGTGAGGAAGCTGAGGGGGGGGGGACTGCGTCTatttcaacttcaaaagTCATTTAGTTTGTGCGTATCTGGGATGTGGTGATGGGGGCAAGATATTGCTAGCCCTCTATGGGAACGGCCACTCGGTAAATTCCCCGACACTGATGAATGCGATTGGATCTTTAGTATTATCAAGAGGGCATGTGACGGATTTCCTTTCTGGGCCATCCTACTTTACCAGTTGCAAGTTCATTATCTTGTTTGATGATAAAACACTTATTCTTGACGAAACACTTGTGACGACATGGCCAGCCGCTCTTGATTGTCACGAAGGCTGGAGCAGCAGTGAATAATTGCCTGTATCCACTCCAGATGGAATCTGGAACTGACGCAAAAGCTTTTCCAAGGGTCCATCAAATGATGACTTAATCCACAAATGATTTAACATCAAACATCCactctgagtctgagtcttTGATATCGGACCGTCTTGCATGCGCCATGAATCGCCGACTTTGCTGGCGGGGATCGGCATTTGACGCagatgaggctgatggaAACGATAGCCGGGAAGACAAGCCGATATCATGAGACTCAATGTGTCGAAGGTTGAAGATTCCGAAGCAAAACGAGCTTCAGATCGTTGAGTGTGTCTCGAGTCTGGGCGTCTGAAGCAGCATAGCCAACCACCTGTCGATCATTCGAACCATCAGACATGAACTTCATCTGATGATATAGTCTGAGCGTCAATCAGCATCATATCATTTACCCTCAACTGCATAAGCCGTCAAGGAGGATTGAATCCTTTGTTAATAACCAATCTATCTATCACAGAAAACCCAATTGATGAAGAACGAGCAGTGACAAACCCCCCTGCATAGCCCGtcttcatcaatctcttgCGACAGGCTGAAACAGGAGCTTGGTTTCGAGACGTGCAACCCCTGCCGCTAGAAACCTACAAACTGAGGCCACCGTCGCTAACACATATGCAGCCATTTCTGCACCAGCGCTGTTAGCACATCAACGACGGGCTACCATGCTCCCATCCTGAATCTTATTAGTTCTTGGGCAAAGAAGCCACACCAAGTGTTTTCAAACAGTAGACAGAGACTCTTGAACTACCAGGTTCGGCCAGAATGTTTCGTGTTACTCGCATCGTGCCCCTGAACCCTTGAGATCGCCTTGGCCGTAAGTATGGGGTTTACACTTTACCACCGTTTATGGCTGTCGGATCCTTGTCTTTATAATGTATCatatcgtatcgtatcgcATGTATAATGTAACTGTTGATCGTGTCTCATCTCACGgaccagctccagctctaACGTTAGAGGTTCCTCGCGCTTCACTTCCTCTCTCGTCCGTCCTCTcgtttctcctcctcttcaaccagCAGAAACTCCATTTCTCGCTTTTTGCATGTCATAAACCGCCAAGCCCTTATATTCTTTCctttgtccttctcttcctttgctcttgatcaaggctggaCCTTCGTTTGAATAACACCTTCTTTTATCTGATCAAGTCAGTGACTTGCATCATCAAAACACTCATTCATTTCCTGATACCCAGACTATTCATTCAACGCCTTGGGTATCCAAATCATATCAAGACGTACCAAGGCATACCATATTATAAAGACCTTTGGTTCATTAATGCTATTTGTTTATAATCAACACAACTCAGAATATCTACGACAATGGCGCCTTTTGATGAGTCCCATCACCTGCGGTGGCAGAGACAAGCAAAGAGGGCTTTTGGTGCGGCTCTGCCGGATTGGACCATCGCCGACGACAGCGACGACTATGATGTTCACATTATGAAGAAGCGCACAGTAAGGCCGAGAGTCAGACGAAGCAATGTTCCA
Coding sequences within:
- a CDS encoding kynureninase 1; the encoded protein is MGDSSEVSGRDHAIELDSNNALRHTRDEFNIPSKADVARKTLPTSDSTDTDDKAIYLVGNSLGLQPKRTLDRIQQYLATWRTQGVQGHFKPLDDSPLPTWLDVDARAAEMIAPIVGGKVSEVAVMQTLTANLHLLMAAFYKPDVEGRHKIILESKAFPSDHYAVETQIRHHGLRPEDSMITIEPPSNEDILPNEYVESIIEKHASTTAALLLPGIQYYSGQLLDIPHLTTFARERGIFVIWDLAHAAGNVPLSLHDWNVDAAAWCTYKYLNGGPGCIGGLFVHERHTQVGNDGSHNVRLAGWWGNDKKNRFLMRSGFVPVPGAAGFQLSNPSVLDITSLCASLEVFELAGGMAPLREKSIRLTAYLVSELQKLPQDMSAYWKIITPSEQERRGAQVSILLADGLLDEVMAGLERRSVLVDERRPNVIRVAPAPLYNTFLDCWGFVGAFRGALEEALYAKWKKEQMDE
- a CDS encoding NADH dehydrogenase; the protein is MASSARAMTALSRVGQITPSSRIATRALSTASKTSARPSIAMKLNNSGRIAFRRAYADEAPKPKPKPGKIRRTLRWTWRFTYLSLGALVGYTCYVIYDDRHPQEQYQPDPSKKTLVVLGSGWGSVGLLKNLDTENYNVIVVSPRNYFLFTPLLPSCTTGLIEHRSIMEPVRTILRHKKGAVKYYEAEASSVDPDRKVVKIKDNTEGKGPHSQTEIPYDMLVIGVGAENATFGIPGVRENSCFLKEIGDAQLIRKKIMDCVERASFKGQSQEEIDRLMHMVVVGGGPTGVEFAGELRDFFEDDIKKLIPEISQRFKVTLIEALPNVLPSFSKQLIEYTENTLREENIDIKLKTMVKRVTEDFVEAECAGPDGSKQTLRIPYGLLVWATGNAVRPIVRDLMGKVPAQKDSRRGLAVNEYLVVQGTRDIWAVGDCAVAGYAPTAQVASQEGSFLARLFNNMAKTDSQEARIKELSSSLNLKQGNSAEVAAEIESLEKQLRRIKDVKPFRYSHQGSLAYIGSEKAVADVPWFNGNIASGGGLTYLFWRSAYLSMCFSTRNRVLVAVDWLKSKAFGRDVSRE